A genomic window from Oceanobacillus timonensis includes:
- a CDS encoding LacI family DNA-binding transcriptional regulator, with the protein MKKITIREVAKEADVAISTVSKALNKTGYVSESTAKRVQDAVYKLRYQVNANARSLKAERTNKIGLIVSYINNPYLMSIAKEIEKTIRSIGCHMILMSHNDDTKQESELIQLILEQQVDGLVLVPTGGNKALIEDVQDRGIPVIAVDRLADGVLTDSIEDDNYYGSYEAISYLNKLGHHKIALLFGHQNHSNGRGRYQGAVDAMEELGNPIDERYIRQGWFHEEEAYRETKEMLLLQEPPTAIYSCNNTMTKGVLKALIEQDLKVPEDMSVIAFGDREQWELITPKLTLITQPMKRIGTEAASLLKNRLTLKEAYEPKQIVIKPKLEIGESCARLNTNKEG; encoded by the coding sequence ATGAAAAAAATAACAATCAGAGAAGTTGCTAAAGAAGCCGATGTAGCTATCAGTACGGTTTCAAAAGCATTAAATAAAACAGGATACGTCAGTGAAAGCACAGCTAAACGTGTTCAGGATGCCGTTTATAAGCTCCGTTATCAAGTGAATGCAAACGCACGCAGTTTAAAAGCGGAGCGAACCAATAAAATAGGATTGATTGTTTCCTATATTAATAATCCTTATTTAATGTCTATTGCCAAAGAGATTGAAAAGACAATTCGTTCCATAGGCTGCCATATGATTTTGATGAGTCATAATGATGATACAAAACAGGAAAGTGAACTGATCCAGCTGATTTTAGAACAGCAAGTAGACGGTTTGGTATTGGTCCCGACCGGAGGGAATAAAGCGTTAATTGAAGATGTACAAGACCGTGGCATTCCAGTTATCGCAGTGGACCGGCTTGCTGATGGCGTTTTAACCGATAGCATTGAAGATGACAATTACTATGGATCTTATGAAGCTATTTCTTATTTAAATAAACTGGGCCATCATAAAATTGCGCTTTTATTTGGACATCAAAATCATTCCAATGGCAGGGGACGGTATCAAGGCGCAGTAGACGCGATGGAAGAGCTGGGAAATCCGATCGATGAAAGATATATCCGCCAGGGCTGGTTTCATGAAGAAGAGGCCTATCGGGAAACGAAGGAAATGCTGTTACTTCAAGAACCGCCAACAGCTATATATAGTTGTAATAATACGATGACAAAAGGCGTTTTAAAAGCTCTTATAGAGCAAGATCTCAAAGTGCCGGAGGATATGTCTGTCATCGCATTTGGCGATAGAGAACAATGGGAATTGATCACTCCTAAACTGACCTTGATTACGCAGCCGATGAAGCGAATTGGAACAGAAGCGGCAAGTTTATTGAAGAACCGGCTGACATTGAAAGAAGCTTATGAACCGAAGCAGATTGTGATTAAACCGAAATTAGAGATTGGAGAAAGTTGTGCGCGTTTAAATACGAATAAAGAGGGATGA
- a CDS encoding dihydrodipicolinate synthase family protein: MKKLYGITTAMVTPFTDEGQIDLEKTKDVTDFLINKGVDCLFPLGTTGEMNKLNVEERKLVAETIVKQAANRVTVFIQTGAQTQEDTIELAQHASSIGADGIGVVTPYFLGTNDTEMEEFYVTVAKSVPADFPIYLYNIPQASANELLPEVAQRIVDRTENVIGMKYSYPDFVRLSEYLNINNGHFSVLTGTDRLLLPALAMGCDGTVSGVSSAYPEPFIATYKAYQEGDIESARKYQKEAAAYCVALKGGANMSYFKEALKHRGVEAGAMKKPQLDLDQKAIDSLTDELKSLERHSATIQV; the protein is encoded by the coding sequence ATGAAAAAATTATATGGAATTACGACAGCGATGGTAACACCATTTACAGATGAAGGACAAATAGATTTAGAGAAAACAAAAGATGTGACTGATTTTTTAATCAATAAAGGAGTAGATTGTCTATTTCCGCTTGGTACAACAGGAGAAATGAACAAGCTGAATGTGGAGGAAAGAAAACTGGTTGCGGAAACCATTGTAAAACAAGCAGCCAACCGAGTCACTGTCTTTATACAGACAGGCGCACAGACACAGGAAGACACCATTGAACTGGCGCAACATGCAAGCAGCATCGGTGCTGACGGTATCGGTGTCGTAACACCGTATTTCCTGGGTACAAACGATACAGAAATGGAAGAATTTTATGTAACAGTTGCGAAAAGCGTTCCAGCTGATTTTCCAATTTATTTATATAATATTCCGCAGGCTTCTGCTAATGAACTGTTACCAGAAGTGGCGCAGCGTATCGTAGATAGAACAGAGAATGTTATCGGTATGAAATACAGCTATCCTGATTTTGTCCGGTTATCGGAGTATCTCAATATCAATAACGGTCATTTTTCGGTGCTAACCGGAACAGACAGACTACTCTTACCAGCGCTGGCAATGGGATGTGACGGGACGGTGTCCGGTGTTTCCAGTGCATATCCGGAGCCTTTTATTGCTACATATAAAGCATATCAGGAAGGGGATATCGAAAGTGCCCGAAAGTATCAGAAAGAAGCAGCAGCATATTGTGTCGCGCTGAAAGGCGGAGCGAATATGTCCTACTTTAAAGAAGCGTTAAAACATCGGGGAGTAGAAGCAGGAGCAATGAAAAAACCACAGTTGGATCTTGATCAGAAAGCTATCGATTCTTTAACGGATGAGCTGAAATCACTTGAAAGACATTCGGCAACGATTCAAGTATAA
- a CDS encoding efflux RND transporter permease subunit, whose protein sequence is MKQLIKTSVKRPIGVIMIVLAVLALGFMSLRNLAVDLFPEIDLPVAVVATNYQDAAPEDVQNSISRPLESAVSSVEGIDTVQSQSQSGSSMVMMMFQNGTDLDQALLDVREQVDQVKGMLPEEAGDPSILRFSPDSLPVMYLGLTGNDLAQLTEIADQQIIPFFERQEGVASVTIEGGLEREIQIELDEASLEQYDLTPQTVMDTLGSANSSSSIGTVEQGDQDLQIRVTGEFETIEDIENTQIQSESGGVVHISDIATVEDDFKEASSETMVNGEHAIVLSIMKQTDANTVEVANNITDAMPGMTEELPEGLGLNTIIDTSDFIEMSIDSIINNILIGGVIAFIILLLFLKSVRATIVIGLSIPIAIIATFVLMYFTGQTLNVLSLGGLALGIGMMLDSSIIILENIFSYRRRGYSLFEAATKGSIELAPAVIASTTTTLVVFLPIIFVEGMSSDLFTPLALAVSFSLIASLVVAITLVPMFSSKLLANVMEGSGKRYWFERFLNWLRNRYSSGLEKVLKFRKTTVLVTIAAIIGSLFLIPRIGMEFMPSADQGQGQITVETPPGSTLDYTVDITEQVDAILADYESYMDVSYVTVGAADMTGSMNQSTYTMQLLPASERDRSTDEIMLEIDERVQQIAGADITASSMDGGMQMGDPVTIQLNGPENNTLIDLSEQILTEIEEIDGVTNTSSAAEDGIPQMEIQVDEDLASSYGLTEAQITSQLEMKFSGQVVGQYREEGQEIDMTLSYPEDERTSIEDLLDTTMQSPSGATVPLDELVEIEQAEGPQTLLRENQQAQMNVSSGVVGRDLGSVVTDIETTLDQMHFPEGYSYNIGGQAEDMEEAFIELGLALIFSIFLVYIVLAVQFENLLQPFIIMFALPTTIIGVIVGLFMTNIPLSVAGFIGLIMLAGIVVNNSIVLVDYINILRRRGMDQIEAIIEAGRSRLRPILMTSLTTILAMIPLGLGIGEGAELQQPLAVTIIFGLTVSSIFTLFFVPVIYLIFDNMTKKVTGRRKRKKAAKAAKTEK, encoded by the coding sequence GTGAAACAGCTTATAAAAACTTCTGTAAAACGACCAATTGGCGTCATCATGATCGTATTAGCTGTTCTTGCATTAGGATTCATGTCCTTGCGAAATCTTGCAGTTGATCTTTTCCCTGAAATCGATTTGCCCGTAGCCGTTGTTGCGACAAATTATCAAGATGCAGCTCCTGAAGATGTGCAGAATTCCATCAGCAGGCCGCTGGAATCAGCTGTAAGTTCCGTAGAAGGGATAGATACGGTTCAATCACAATCACAGTCTGGTTCTTCTATGGTCATGATGATGTTTCAAAATGGAACAGATTTAGACCAGGCTTTACTGGATGTAAGAGAGCAAGTTGATCAAGTGAAAGGGATGCTGCCGGAAGAGGCAGGAGATCCGAGTATTCTCCGTTTCAGTCCGGATTCCCTTCCAGTTATGTACTTAGGGTTGACAGGGAATGATTTAGCGCAGTTAACCGAAATAGCAGACCAGCAAATCATTCCTTTCTTTGAAAGACAAGAAGGTGTAGCCTCGGTCACGATTGAAGGAGGCTTGGAAAGAGAAATACAAATTGAGCTGGATGAAGCAAGTCTGGAACAGTATGACCTGACACCGCAAACAGTCATGGATACACTTGGGAGTGCCAACAGTTCTTCCTCCATCGGGACAGTGGAACAAGGAGACCAGGATTTACAGATTCGCGTGACAGGTGAATTTGAAACCATAGAAGATATTGAAAATACACAGATACAGTCCGAATCAGGTGGCGTTGTCCATATTTCCGATATTGCAACGGTAGAAGATGATTTTAAAGAGGCATCCTCGGAAACAATGGTCAATGGCGAGCATGCGATTGTACTTTCCATCATGAAGCAGACTGATGCCAATACGGTGGAAGTAGCCAATAATATAACCGATGCCATGCCGGGAATGACGGAAGAGTTGCCGGAAGGTCTTGGTCTTAATACCATCATTGATACATCCGATTTTATCGAGATGTCTATCGATTCGATTATCAATAATATTCTCATCGGCGGAGTCATCGCCTTTATTATTCTACTTCTTTTCTTAAAGAGTGTCCGTGCGACCATTGTGATTGGTCTATCGATTCCCATTGCGATTATTGCCACCTTTGTCTTGATGTACTTTACAGGTCAGACATTGAATGTGCTCTCTTTAGGCGGATTGGCGCTTGGAATCGGTATGATGCTGGATTCCTCCATTATTATACTGGAGAATATCTTCTCGTATCGAAGGAGAGGATACAGCCTGTTTGAAGCGGCAACCAAAGGATCGATTGAGCTGGCACCAGCTGTTATTGCTTCGACGACAACAACATTAGTCGTGTTTTTGCCAATTATCTTTGTAGAAGGAATGTCATCGGACTTATTTACACCGCTGGCATTGGCAGTGTCTTTCTCTTTAATTGCATCCTTAGTCGTTGCGATTACATTGGTACCGATGTTCTCTTCCAAACTATTAGCCAATGTGATGGAAGGTTCCGGAAAAAGATATTGGTTTGAACGGTTCTTGAATTGGCTGCGGAATCGTTATAGCAGCGGGCTGGAGAAGGTCCTCAAATTCCGGAAAACAACGGTGCTTGTCACCATAGCAGCGATTATTGGAAGCTTATTCCTGATTCCGAGAATTGGAATGGAATTTATGCCTTCTGCCGATCAGGGGCAAGGACAAATTACGGTGGAAACCCCGCCGGGAAGCACATTAGATTATACAGTCGATATCACAGAGCAAGTCGATGCTATTTTGGCTGATTATGAATCGTATATGGATGTCAGCTATGTTACTGTCGGTGCAGCTGATATGACAGGAAGTATGAATCAATCCACATATACGATGCAATTATTACCGGCATCGGAACGAGATCGGTCCACCGACGAAATCATGTTGGAAATCGATGAACGTGTCCAACAGATTGCCGGAGCAGATATTACAGCTTCTTCCATGGATGGCGGCATGCAAATGGGAGATCCGGTGACCATTCAATTAAATGGACCTGAAAATAATACGCTGATTGATTTATCCGAACAGATTCTTACAGAAATTGAAGAGATAGATGGGGTTACCAATACATCTTCTGCTGCAGAAGATGGTATTCCGCAAATGGAGATTCAAGTAGATGAAGACCTTGCCTCCAGCTATGGTTTAACGGAAGCACAGATTACAAGTCAGCTGGAAATGAAATTCTCCGGGCAAGTTGTCGGCCAGTATCGGGAAGAAGGCCAGGAAATTGATATGACGCTTTCTTATCCGGAAGACGAACGTACAAGTATAGAAGACTTGCTGGATACCACGATGCAATCACCGTCTGGAGCAACGGTTCCATTGGATGAGCTGGTAGAAATAGAACAGGCTGAAGGACCGCAAACGCTCTTAAGAGAAAACCAGCAGGCGCAGATGAATGTGAGTTCCGGTGTCGTGGGCCGTGATTTGGGAAGTGTTGTAACCGATATTGAAACAACACTCGATCAAATGCATTTTCCAGAAGGCTATTCGTATAACATAGGCGGTCAGGCAGAAGATATGGAAGAAGCCTTTATAGAGCTTGGGCTGGCGCTTATATTCTCGATTTTCTTAGTATACATCGTGCTCGCCGTACAATTTGAGAACCTGCTGCAGCCATTTATCATTATGTTTGCATTGCCAACAACCATTATTGGGGTCATCGTCGGATTATTTATGACAAATATCCCTCTCAGTGTCGCCGGTTTTATCGGTCTCATCATGCTTGCCGGTATCGTCGTAAATAATTCCATTGTGCTCGTAGATTACATCAATATTCTGCGCAGACGCGGGATGGACCAGATAGAAGCCATTATTGAAGCAGGACGCTCCAGATTGCGCCCGATTCTAATGACATCCCTCACAACGATTTTGGCGATGATTCCATTAGGGTTAGGCATCGGCGAAGGAGCGGAACTCCAGCAGCCGTTAGCTGTTACGATTATTTTTGGATTAACTGTTTCTAGTATCTTTACGTTATTCTTTGTTCCGGTTATTTACCTTATCTTTGATAATATGACGAAGAAAGTAACGGGGAGAAGAAAACGGAAGAAAGCGGCTAAAGCAGCTAAAACAGAGAAATAA